A genomic segment from Lagenorhynchus albirostris chromosome X, mLagAlb1.1, whole genome shotgun sequence encodes:
- the HSD17B10 gene encoding 3-hydroxyacyl-CoA dehydrogenase type-2, whose protein sequence is MAAACRSVKGLVAVITGGASGLGLATAERLVGQGATAVLLDLPNSDGETQAKKLGKNCAFAPADVTSEKDVQAALTLAKEKFGRVDVAVNCAGIAVASKTYNLKKSQAHTLEDFQRVLNVNLIGTFNVIRLVAGEMGQNEPDQGGQRGVIINTASVAAFEGQVGQAAYSASKGGIVGMTLPIARDLAPMGIRVMTIAPGLFGTPLLTTLPDKVRNFLASQVPFPSRLGDSAEYAHLVQAIIENPFLNGEVIRLDGAIRMQP, encoded by the exons ATGGCTGCTGCGTGTCGGAGCGTGAAG GGTCTGGTCGCCGTAATAACCGGTGGAGCCTCGGGCCTCGGCTTGGCCACGGCGGAGCGACTGGTGGGGCAGGGGGCCACTGCTGTACTTCTCGACCTGCCCAACTCGGATGGGGAGACCCAGGCCAAGAAGTTAGGGAAGAACTGCGCCTTTGCCCCAGCGGAC GTGACCTCAGAGAAGGACGTGCAAGCAGCCCTGACTCTAGCAAAAGAAAAGTTTGGCCGTGTGGATGTGGCAGTCAACTGTGCAGGCATTGCAGTGGCCAGCAAGACATACAACTTAAAGAAGAGCCAGGCCCATACCTTGGAGGACTTTCAGCGAGTTCTCAAT GTGAATCTCATAGGCACCTTCAATGTGATCCGCCTGGTAGCTGGTGAGATGGGCCAGAATGAACCAGACCAGGGAGGCCAACGTGGGGTCATCATCAACACAGCCAGTGTAGCTGCCTTTGAGGGCCAG GTTGGACAAGCTGCATACTCTGCTTCCAAGGGGGGCATAGTGGGCATGACACTGCCCATTGCTCGGGATCTGGCTCCCATGGGCATCCGGGTGATGACCATTGCTCCAG GCCTATTTGGCACTCCGCTGTTGACCACCCTCCCAGATAAAGTGCGCAACTTCCTGGCCAGCCAGGTGCCCTTCCCCAGCCGACTGGGTGACTCTGCTGAGTATGCTCATCTGGTACAGGCCATCATCGAGAACCCATTCCTCAATGGAGAGGTCATCCGGCTGGATGGGGCCATCCGCATGCAGCCTTGA
- the RIBC1 gene encoding LOW QUALITY PROTEIN: RIB43A-like with coiled-coils protein 1 (The sequence of the model RefSeq protein was modified relative to this genomic sequence to represent the inferred CDS: inserted 2 bases in 1 codon), whose translation MYKVDPPPHPKEVAAIEARRNQEKEQQSQFFNVWTREMRVDAEALNSQVEEKKLRKAKKQSKVAAYGTNQVQYDVVAQILQKEQAERTGRLAKKMQXFRKQKQQLKKRRKLDFWDSDRLWREFPAHLGDNDPHSGPTSLQCFSGEDLDRAICLRMQQEEFMHSLEKPLQEQQQARVEENCADMLSEQLRLAMDLQATQLAKLEDCCHKAIMSAMANANKAQVAKMAKQQRREHQHQQEDNLMENQNQITSEVLTENPQVAQNPMAPHRVLPYCWKGVILEQRAAIRKVQEVQHHEKEAQRQTEQALDTKWESQPMCLAQAAMELEEQERELCAEFRRVLGSFNQQLAKEQKDQPLDFYLNSIIYTNQPTAQYHLQFNTSSR comes from the exons ATGTATAAGGTAGACCCACCACCACATCCCAAGGAGGTGGCAGCCATAGAGGctagaagaaatcaagaaaaggAGCAACAGAGCCAATTCTTCAATGTGTGGACCAGAGAAATGCGG GTGGATGCTGAAGCCCTGAACAGCCAGGTGGAAGAGAAAAAGCTTAGGAAGGCAAAAAAGCAGAGCAAGGTGGCAGCTTATG GTACCAACCAGGTGCAATATGATGTGGTGGCTCAGATACTACAGAAGGAACAGGCAGAACGGACAGGTCGGCTGGCCAAGAAAATGCA GTTTCggaagcagaagcagcagctcaAGAAAAGGCGTAAACTTGACTTTTGGGATTCAGACCGACTCTGGAGGGAGTTTCCAGCTCATCTTGGTGACAATGATCCCCACTCGGGCCCAACCAGCCTGCAGTGCTTCTCTGGGGAAGATTTGGACAGGGCCATATGCCTGAGAATGCAGCAGGAAGAGTTCATGCACAGCCTGGAGAAGCCGCTGCAAGAGCAACAGCAAGCCAGAGTTGAGGAGAACTGTGCAG ATATGCTCAGTGAACAGCTGCGCCTAGCCATGGACTTGCAGGCCACCCAGCTGGCCAAGCTGGAGGACTGCTGCCACAAGGCCATAATGTCTGCCATGGCCAACGCCAACAAGGCCCAG GTAGCTAAGATGGCTAAGCAGCAGCGCCGTGAGCATCAGCACCAACAGGAGGACAACCTCATGGAGAACCAAAACCAGATCACAAGTGAAGTACTGACTGAGAACCCCCAGGTCGCCCAAAACCCTATGGctccccacagggtcctgcccTATTGCTGGAAGGGCGTGATTCTAGAGCAGAGAGCTGCCATCAGGAAAGTACAGGAGGTGCAACACCATGAAAAGGAGGCACAGCGCCAGACCGAACAAGCACTGGATACCAAATGGGAAAGCCAGCCCATGTGCTTGGCCCAGGCAGCAATGGAGCTagaagagcaggagagggagCTGTGTGCTGAATTTCGGAGGGTACTAGGCTCCTTCAACCAGCAGCTGGCTAAGGAGCAAAAAGACCA GCCTCTGGATTTCTATCTGAATTCAATAATCTACACCAATCAACCTACAGCCCAGTATCACTTGCAATTCAACACCAGCAGCCGCTGA